Within the Ochrobactrum sp. Marseille-Q0166 genome, the region TTTTTCGGATTCGTCGGAGAGGACGACATGGATCGAACCCTTCATAATGGCCAAATGCCAGCAACGCCCGCTACCGCTGAAGCGGAGCAGGATGTCATGACGCTGGAAGCAGTCGAGCTTGAATTTGCGCTTGGTGCCATTGACGTTCTCATCGAAGGATTTGACACAGCTCTTTCCAAGGCAGCGGAGCGTGTGGGCGGCGAAGTTCTTTTCAACATGCCAGCGCTGGACACCACCGAGGCACAACGTATCGGTGCAATTGCCATTGCCGGACAGCCGCAAGATCAGGTCGTCTTCGTTACGCTTGGTCATGACGGCACAACACTTTCAGTCGCTCCGCCAACCGGCAACAATGCTCTGTTTGAAAGCCTTGGCCGCAATTATGCAGCCGTGATGAAAAGCCTGACACCGAACGGCAAGACCACCAACGGAACCTAGGACCGCTTCGATTTTGATTAAGTCGTTGGAAATGCTCTATCCCATTTTTTAAAGCGTGATTTAATCCGAAGATCGGATTTCCCTTTTCAGGGTGCACTCTAAAGCACTATTTCTCGACCTGCGGCTTTGCAGTTGTGGCTGGTGCGACTGCATGAAGATTGTGTGCTGGCACCGGGTTGAGCGTCATCATCGTCTCAACATCACGTAGCTTCACGAATTTCATGCCTTTTGCCTGAAGTGCAAGAATGCCTTTGGCGACGCCTTCACCCGCCGAACGTGTCGGTTGGTTGATATGCGAAATGATGACATCGCCATCACGTGCCGCTGAAATGCGTCGGGCCACGACAGGAGCAAGCAGGGATGCGCCTTGATCCCCATTGAGAGAATATCCGCCGATTTTATAACCCATACTTTCCGCGAGCTTCACGGCGTCAGTCGAATAGCGGGCCGTGGCATCCCGATACCATTGCGGCTTGGATGCCCCCGATTTTGCAATCGCATCGGCGCCACCATCTATTTCAGAGCGAACCGCATCGAGCGACCCAGCTGTCTTGATATTATACATTGTCGGCATATTGGTAATGGCTGGCACATGCATATTGCCATGGTTCTCAATGTCGAAAAGATCAGGGTGAGCCCTCATCACCGCAAAAGCTTCGGCGTTCTGCCTCAACCAGCGCGCGGTGACAAAAATTGTCGCCGGAATGCGGTTCTCTACCAATACATCAAGAATACGGTGATCCGTTTTCCCCATGCATGCATCAAGCGTCAGCGCGACCTGTGGCGAAGCAGGACCACCTTTGGCGATGCGCAATTGCGGTTCAACAATGCTGATTTTCTCGTGCTTCTCCGCTTGTGGCAGCGCGTCATAGGCGCTGGCCACAGTGCTGAAGCAAACAAGCGCGGCCCCCGCCGCTAATAACTGACGAAACATAGCTGCCCCGATAAATTAAAGTTCCGGCTTTGAAATTTACAGCTTACAGCGCCAGAACCAAAGCCGAATTATGGCAATGATTTAGAGCCGCGATCTGATTAAATCAGATCGCGGCTCTAAACTTTCGTTTCCGGCGTATCTTATCCTAAACCGGCTTTACACTTTTCAGGATGCTTTACTATTTCGGGCTGCGGCTTGGGCTGCCGCCAGGCGTGCAATCGGCACACGGAACGGCGAACAAGACACGTAATCAAGACCTGTTTGCTCGCAGAAACTGATTGATGCCGGATCGCCACCATGTTCGCCACAAATACCCAGCTTGAGCGTGTCGCGTGTTTTACGTCCACGCTCGGCGGCGATCTGGATCAGCTCACCCACGCCATCGAAATCCAGTGAAACGAACGGGTCCTGTTCGATTACACCACGGCTCTGGTAGGTCGAAAGAAACGGCGCTGCATCATCACGCGAAATGCCAAAAGTGGTCTGCGTGAGGTCGTTGGTTCCAAAAGAGAAAAACTCCGCCGTTTCAGCAATTTCAGCAGCCCGAAGAGCCGCACGCGGCAGTTCTATCATCGTGCCGACCATATAGTCGATCTGAACGCCGGACTCGCCGATCACTTCCTTTGCCACCGCATCAATGCGCGCTTTCACAAAATCAAGTTCAGCCTTGAGGCCGACCAGCGGCACCATGACTTCCGGCACCACAGGCTCACCGGTCTTCTTGCCCGCTTCAACGGCAGCTTCAAAGATCGCGCGTGCCTGCATTTCGGCAATTTCTGGATAGGACACTGCCAGACGGCAACCACGATGGCCGAGCATCGGATTGAACTCATGCAGGCTATCGGCGCGCTCACGCAGTCTATCCGCGTCGACGCCCATGGCGCTTGCCACTTCCGCCACTTCTTCATCGGTGCGCGGCAGGAACTCGTGCAACGGCGGATCAAGCAAACGGATCGTGACCGGCAAGCCCTTCATGATCTCGAACAGCTCGACAAAATCCGAGCGTTGCATCGGCAGAAGCTTTGCCAAGGCGGCGCGGCGACCATCCTCCTTGTCAGCAAGGATCATTTCGCGCATCGCGATAATGCGTTCGCCTTCAAAGAACATATGCTCGGTGCGGCAAAGGCCGATGCCTTCTGCCCCGAACGAGCGTGCTGTACGGGCATCCGCAGGCGTTTCGGCATTGGCACGCACCTTCATGCGGCGGGTCTTGTCTGCCCATTCCATGAGTTTGCCGAAATCGCCCGACAGTTCGGGCTGCAGCATGGCCACCTTGCCTTTCAACACTTGCCCATTGCCGCCATCAATAGTGATCACATCACCTTTTTTGAAGCTTTGGCCGGCAGCCAGCATGATACCGTTGCGATAATCGACGCGAAGTGATCCCGCGCCCGAAACGCAGGGCTTGCCCATACCGCGTGCTACAACTGCCGCGTGACTGGTCATGCCGCCGCGCGTGGTGAGAATACCTTCAGCCGCATGCATACCATGAATGTCTTCAGGGCTTGTCTCAACACGCACCAGAATGACATTGCGGCCTTCAGCCTTGGCCTTTTCCGCATCCTCGGACGAGAACACGATTTCGCCCGTCGCAGCGCCAGGAGAAGCGGGCAGGCCCTGCCCGATGACTATGCGCTCGGCTCGCGGGTCGATGGTCGGATGCAGAAGCTGGTCGAGTGCTGCCGGATCAATACGCAGCACGGCTTCCTCTTCTGTAATCAGTCCTTCTGCGGCCATTTCAACAGCCATTTTAAGTGCTGCTTTTGCCGTGCGCTTGCCGGATCGGGTTTGCAGCATCCAGAGCTTGCCGCGTTCGATGGTGAATTCCAAGTCCTGCATATCGCGATAATGCTGTTCAAGCAGATCTGCCACTTTCAGAAACTCGGCAAAGGCCTCCGGCATGACCTTTTCAAGCGAAGGCTTGTCAGAGCCCGCTGCTATACGCGCCTCTTCGGTTATGTTCTGCGGTGTCCGAATGCCTGCCACCACATCCTCACCCTGCGCATTGACCAGAAACTCGCCATAGAGCTTCTTTTCGCCAGTCGATGGGTTGCGGGTGAAGGCAACGCCGGTCGCAGACGTTTCGCCCATATTGCCGAACACCATGGCCTGAACATTCACCGCCGTACCCCATTGGGCCGGGATGTTATGCAGACGACGATAGGTGATGGCGCGTGCGTTCATCCAGCTTGAGAAAACGGCACTGATCGCGCCCCAAAGCTGCTCGCGCGGGTCTTGCGGGAAAGGCTCGCCAAGCTCTTCCTCGACCTTCGCCTTGTAGAGCGCGATCACATCTTTCCAGTCGGAAGCGCTGAGTGCCGTGTCAACATCAACACCAAGGTCAGCTTTCTTGTCTTCAAGGATTTCTTCAAAAAATCCGTGATCAACACCCAAAACGACGTCTGAATACATCTGGATGAAGCGGCGATAGCTGTCATAAGCGAAACGCTCGTCGCCAGCTTCACGCGCAATTGCCTGAACGGTCTCATCATTGAGACCAAGGTTCAGAACCGTATCCATCATGCCCGGCATAGATGCACGCGCACCCGATCGCACCGATACGAGCAATGGCTTATCCGCACCGCCGAACACGCGCCCTGTCAAACCAGCAACATGATCAAGTGCATTCTGCACCTGCTGATCAAGCTCATCGGGATAAGCCCGCTCATGATCATAATAGGACGTGCACACTTCTGTCGTGATTGTAAAACCGGGCGGCACGGGCAAACCGAGGCTGCTCATTTCAGCCAGATTCGCGCCTTTACCGCCGAGAAGGTTACGATCGCTCGCAGCACCCTCTGCTTTGCCATCACCGAATGCGTACACCCACTTTGCCATGCTGGCCTCCCTTGCGCAGGTAACGGTCCGCAATCTCTGTGCTTTTCCACAGAACTGCAGAAACTATCCCCGTGCTTATGCGATCAAGTCGTTGTCTGCCAATCAAAAAAGACAAAGCGCCGTAATAGAATCGATTAGAAAACAATAAAGCTGATCCGTCGATTGACTCTGACCATGGATTGGTTCAAAAATAAGAACAAAAATAGAACATTTGGAGTTGATTATGCGTATCACCGGCAAGCTTGATTATCTTGAAATGCCAGCAGGCAATGGATCACTGGATTCGACCAAGAGTTTCTATGCGCGGGCTTTTGGCTGGTCGTTCGTTGATTATGGCCCGACCTATTCCGCCTTCGCAGAGGGTCTGGATGGCGGTTTTGACGCCGATCCGAACGCAACGCGCAAGCCTTTGCCCGTCCTTTATTCTGCCCATCTTGAGGAAACCTTGAAAGCTGTAACAGAAGCAGGTGGAACCGTTGTGAAGCCGATTTTTGCTTTTCCCGGTGGGCGTCGTTTTCACTTCACCGACCCTGCTGGCAATGAGCTTGCTGTCTGGAGTGAAAAGTAACAGCTCATGGTCTCTGGTTGACAGCAGCGACCATATGGAAATGATGCAGCGCATCTTATTCGTTCAAACTAGAATCCGGTGACATGCGCTTCATTCTCCCAGCCGTTCTGCTCTCCCTCGCTACAACGTCCGCTTTTGCCCTTACAGAAGCACCAGCAGCAGACAACGCACCACTCAGCCAGTGTGAAAAATTTCTTGATGGAATGAGCCTTCTCACACCGGACAATGATTATGCAGTAAGAGATATTCCCGATGGTTGTATTGTCTCGAACAGCATGTACCAAACCGGCAGCATAATGGGCTGGACCGTCGAACGCGTAATCGTCGAACTGGATCACCTGCAAGACTTTCTGTCCGAATCACCCGATTTCAGTAAAGCAGCACCCACATGGGGACGCATTGCAATTGATGGCGTTCGCATGAGACTGCAAAGCGGCAATAAAGTCTCAGATTACATCACTTCAATTCAACAATGGCCTATGGATTTTGCGGCGTTTTACCGTTTCAATCCAAAAAGTGGTTATCTGCACATTCAGAATGCTGAAATCAACAGCATCAAGTTAGGTAAGGCTTCAGTTTCGGCAGAAATCAACCTGCCGGTTGATGCATCCATAACGAGCCTTACAGCTAATCCGACCGCCACGCTTTCAAGTCTACGGATACGACTGGACAATCAGGGACTATGGGAGAGCCTTGTTCTGCCCGTTCTTGCCAATTACGCTGCATTGCCATCTGAAACCGGCGAGGAAGATCCGGAAACCGATATTGCGCGTCTGCGTGATATTGTTCGTAAATCTGTCGAGGCCATGCCTGACAGCCAGATTGATACGAAATCCCGAAAAGCACTTCTGAATTTTATTCAGGATATGCCATATCCGGCCGGGTTCTTTACATTGGACTTGCATTTTGACAAGCCAATGCCGATCGGCCTTAATGATATGGAGCCAAGCAAGATTGCAGAACACGCCCTCGCTGCCGCAAAAATGAGCGTAACTTATAGAGCACGCTGATCAGAGGTCACGCAAATTGAGAGCATTGCCGGGGACGCTTCGTTTTTGGAAATGCTCCATCTCTTCATTTTAAACGCATCTTACAAAATAAAGCAGTATCAACCATCATGTCCACGTCCCTGTCATCTCTTGAGACTGCCGCTAAATATCTGTCGCAATCAGACAAAGACCAATTCTTCAAAATCAAGCGTGAAATGGAAGCATCAGGTGCATCCAAAGCAAGCATTGAAGAACGTCTTCACGCATTTATCTGGCAAGTCATTGAAGCCGATGATGATGACGAATACGAAAGCGGCGATGAAGAGTGATACTTTTACAAAGCAATCGGAATGCGTTTTGGTCTGATTAGATCCAATCGTCGCTCTAAATCATTGTTTTGACGCATATCTATATCTGATCGATGCCGGATCAAAAATCTGCCCGCTCAACTGATTTCCCCGCCTGGGAGTATTTCATACTTTTCGGGATAGCTCTAATATCAACTTGCTTCGCGCAACTGCTCTGCGGTTTGCAGATCAACCGAAACCAGCTGGCTCACACCCTGTTCACCCATAGTCACGCCGAACAGCCGGTTCATACGCGCCATGGTGATCGGATTATGGGTGATGACCACAAAACGGGTTTCGGTTGAAGCCGCCATTTCATCCATCAGATTGCAATACCGCTCGACATTATGATCATCGAGCGGCGCGTCCACTTCGTCCAGCACGCAAATGGGCGCCGGATTGGTCAGGAACACGGCAAAGATAAGTGCCATGGCAGTCAATGCCTGTTCACCGCCTGAAAGCAGCGTCATGGTCTGCGGTTTCTTGCCGGGTGGGCGTGCCAGAATTTCCAGACCCGCATCCAGTGGATCGTCGCTCTCAATGAGCTGCAACTCTGCAGTACCGCCACCAAAAAGATGCGTGAACAGGCGCTGGAATTGCGCATTTACAACGTCAAATGCAGCCAGCAGACGTTCTCGCCCCTCACGATTGAGGCTCTGGATCGCCTGCCGCAGTTTTTTGATCGCTTCAATAACGTCTTCGCGCTCGGAAATGATCGCCTCAAGACGCGCAGACAATTCCTGACTTTCCTCTTCCGCGCGCAGGTTGACTGCACCAAGACGCTCACGTTCTATGCGCAAACGCTCAAGCTGGCGTTCAAGCTGATCCGGGTCGGGCATACGGTCTTCAGGCTTCAGGCCTGTATGACGGATTGCTTCATGTGGCGCGCAATTGAGCGCATCAACAATACGTGCTTCGGTATCCTTGCGACGTTCCTCGGCAGCAGTCAGGCGCTCTTCAGCACGCGCCCGCTGTTCGCGGCTGGTCGCAAGTTGCTGGATGGCAAGGGTCGCCGCCTTGTCGAGCTCTGCCTGTGCAGCCTCTGCTTCTGCAAGAATGTCGGCAGCATGCTTGCGCCGCTCATCAGCTTCCGAAAGCTCATTAAGCAATGCACGGCGGCGGCTTTCGATCTCTTCCGGTGCTTCGGCCAGCGCTTCTGCTTCATCGGCGGTTTCTGCGCGACGATCATTGAGTGCTGCAATCTGCTGCGCGGCATTTTCCGCGCGCGACGCCCAATTACGGCGCTCAAGCCCGATCATCGCCAGACGTCTTACTCGATTGTCTGCCTCACGACGCTGGCCTTCATAGGCAGCGCGAGCTTCAGCAAGCTGCACGCGATCAGCTTGCACTTCCGCGCTCATGGCCGAATGGCGTTCACCGATGGCGTCCATATCCGGCATTTCATTGAGACGGTCTTCGGCCTCCATAACGCGGATCTGTGCTTCCTCAAGATTTTCTTCCAGGCGTGCCTTCGCTTCTTCGAGACCGGCGCGCTTAGTCGCCAGTTGCCCGGCAGCCCGCTCAACAGCGGCCAATGCCTCGCGCGCATCATCAAGCTTACGCTGATTGGCACGCCAGGCATCGCGGGCTACGCGCTCCTGTTCAACCGCTTCGCGAACAGCCATTTCAAAACGCTGTACAGCCTGCTGCGCATCCTGTACGCGGATTTCAGCACGGATTGCTTCCTGCTCAAGTTCCGTCAGACGGTTTTTTTGCGCAAGCCGCTGGGCAGCCGGTGTCGGGGCATCAGCGCTTGCCGTATAGCCATCCCAGCGCCAAAGCGCGCCGGCCGCACTGACAAGCCGTTGACCCGGACGCAGGGAAGTCTGCAAAAGCGGGCCATCATTGTCTGAAACCACACCGACCTGCGCCAGCCTGCGATGCAACTGTTGTGGACCTTCCACGAATTGAGCAAGCGGCACGCTGCCTTCAGGCAGTGCCGGATCGGTTTCAGCCGCCGGATTATATGCCCAGAAAACCGGTGCCTTGACGTCAATTGCTGCATCAAGATCTTCGCCAAGGGCGGCACCAAGAGCGATTTCATACCCCTTTCTGACCTTCAACTCTTCAACAATCGGGGGAAACTGCCCTGTTTCACCCGCATTGAGAATGCGCGCCAATGTTTGCGCTTCGGTCTCGATGCGATTGAGCTCGGTGCGCGCTTCGCTGAGCGGCTGGCGACCCGCAGCTTCCTGTTCACGCGCAGTACCCACCAGCTCTTCCGCCGCAATTACGGCGTCTTCGGACGCTGCCAGCGCTTCGGTTGCGGCCTCAACGGGAATACGCTTTTCAGCCGGATCAAATAAACCGCCGATCTGCTCAGTGACCGCCGCAATATCGCGCTCAATTGTTTCCATCTGGTTTGCCAGACGGTCACGGCGGCTTTGCGTTTCCTGCAAGCCCCGCTCGATCTGCGTGCGTTCGGCAACAGCCTCTGCGCGTTCTGCCGTCACGCGAGCCAGTGCATTTTCGCTATCCTGCAAGCGAATTTCGGCTTCTTGAAAAATCGCACGCAATTCTTCGTCGCGTTCGCCAGACGCTTCATTGGAGGCGATCAGCTCCTGCTCTTCTTCGTCCAGCCGTGCCAGAATATCGGCATTCTCGCGCACCATCTTCTCTTCGCGCGCAATATCAGCCGTCAGCTGTTCGAGACGTTTCATAAGCTCGGCGCGGCGGGCACGAACACGACCGTCTTCTTCGTCGAGCTGCGTGCGTGCGATAGAAAGGCGCTGCAAAGCGGCGGCGGCTTTTGCTTCTGCTTCGCGCATTTCAGGAAGCTTTTGTGCGCCTACGGCTTGATCACGCGCAGCCTTCATCTGTGCCTGAGCCATGTCGCCGACCACAGAAGTTGCCTGTGCCAGTGCACTTTGTGCTTCGCCTTCCTGCACCTTGGCCTGCGACCAGCGCAGATGCAAAAGCGCTGCTTCAGCGCGGCGAATATCCGCAGACAAAGCTTTAAAGCGATTAGCCTGACGCGCCTGCCGTTTCAGGCTTTCAATCTGGCTACCAAGTTCACCAACAACATCTTCGAGACGCTCGAGATTGCCTTCGGCAGCACGAAGGCGCAGTTCGGCCTCGTGGCGACGGGTATGCAAGCCCGAAATACCGGCAGCTTCTTCCAAAAGCGCACGGCGCGCCTGTGGCTTGGCCTGAATAAGTTCACCAATTCGGCCCTGCCCCACCATGGATGGCGAGCGAGCGCCCGTCGATTGATCGGCAAAGAGCAGTTGTACATCCTTGGCACGCGCTTCTTTACCATTGATACGGTAAACGGAACCCGCTTCGCGCTCGATCCGGCGCGAAACCTGCAGCTCGTCATGATCATTATAAGCGGCGGGTGCTGTGCGGTCGGAATTATCGAGGAAAAGGGTTACTTCCGCCGTATTGCGTGCAGGCCGCGTGGCGGAGCCGGAGAAGATTACATCATCCATGCCGGAAGCGCGCATATTCTTGTATGAGTTTTCACCCATAACCCAACGCAGAGCTTCAACGAGATTGGACTTGCCGCAGCCATTGGGGCCAACGACGCCCGTCAGTCCGCCCTCGATGACGAACTCCATCGGCTCGACAAAGGATTTGAAACCAACAAGACGCAGCTTGGAGAAGCGCATCAGCGAGCACTCCCCGAAACTGTTTCAATGCGGCGATTATGCGAAAAACCGGCTTCCACTTTCTCGCCCGACGCTTGGGTATAAACACAAAAAGCGGACGCAACGAAGCGTCCGCTTTTCTTGCCGAAAGGCGACTTAGAGCAGCTTGTCAATGATTGCCGACATTTCGTCAACCGAAAGGGCTCCAGCGTATTTCTGTCCATTGATGAAGAAAGTTGGCGTGGCGTTCACACCAAATTCCTGCGATCCGCGTTCCATCGTTGCTCTCACATCATCGAGAACCTGCTGGTTCGTCAAGCAAGCCTTGAACGACTCCTGTGTAAAACCTGCAAGTTTTGCGATCTGAAGCAGCGCAGCTTCGCCATCAGCGGCACCAGCCCACTGTTGCTGCTGCTTGAAGAACACTTCAATCATTGGGAAATAACGATCTTCCGGTGCGCAACGCGCCAGCATAAAGGCAGCAGTCGCACGCGGATCGAATGGGAATTCGCGGAAGATCAGCTTTGCTTTACCGGTATCGATGTATTTCTCTTTGATGGTTGGTAATGTGTTGACCGCAAAATCAGCGCAATGCGAACAGGTCAGCGATGCATATTCCACGATCGTAACAGGCGCGTCGGCCTTGCCATAAACCATGTCCTTGAGTTTGCCGGCTTCTGCAACCTTGGCTGCATCGACGCTGGCTTCGGCGCTGCGGGACTGTGCGCTCGCATTGCCAGCAAAAGCCAGTCCTGCGGCTGCTGCGCCAGCAAGAGAAATAACATGTCTGCGGTTAAGCGTTGCAGGCATACGAATCATCCAGTCCTGTTTCAATGTTGACGTTTAAAAGCAATTTAGGGTGACAGATGATTAATCACCAGCCCTCCCTTGTTCAAATGAAGTTCAACAACAGCCTTGAATCATATTTATGGCAAATCATTTCATTTCTTTGTAGCGCGTTTTTCTGCGAGTATATTTTTGCCTAGCCGGGCGAGCGCTGCACGTAGCGCATCGTCCTCAATTCCGTCAGTAGCCTTATCGATACGGCGCTCTTCGGAAGGTGCAAGAGGAGCCAATCGTTTTGGCTTGCGCCT harbors:
- a CDS encoding polysaccharide deacetylase family protein, yielding MFRQLLAAGAALVCFSTVASAYDALPQAEKHEKISIVEPQLRIAKGGPASPQVALTLDACMGKTDHRILDVLVENRIPATIFVTARWLRQNAEAFAVMRAHPDLFDIENHGNMHVPAITNMPTMYNIKTAGSLDAVRSEIDGGADAIAKSGASKPQWYRDATARYSTDAVKLAESMGYKIGGYSLNGDQGASLLAPVVARRISAARDGDVIISHINQPTRSAGEGVAKGILALQAKGMKFVKLRDVETMMTLNPVPAHNLHAVAPATTAKPQVEK
- the ppdK gene encoding pyruvate, phosphate dikinase; translation: MAKWVYAFGDGKAEGAASDRNLLGGKGANLAEMSSLGLPVPPGFTITTEVCTSYYDHERAYPDELDQQVQNALDHVAGLTGRVFGGADKPLLVSVRSGARASMPGMMDTVLNLGLNDETVQAIAREAGDERFAYDSYRRFIQMYSDVVLGVDHGFFEEILEDKKADLGVDVDTALSASDWKDVIALYKAKVEEELGEPFPQDPREQLWGAISAVFSSWMNARAITYRRLHNIPAQWGTAVNVQAMVFGNMGETSATGVAFTRNPSTGEKKLYGEFLVNAQGEDVVAGIRTPQNITEEARIAAGSDKPSLEKVMPEAFAEFLKVADLLEQHYRDMQDLEFTIERGKLWMLQTRSGKRTAKAALKMAVEMAAEGLITEEEAVLRIDPAALDQLLHPTIDPRAERIVIGQGLPASPGAATGEIVFSSEDAEKAKAEGRNVILVRVETSPEDIHGMHAAEGILTTRGGMTSHAAVVARGMGKPCVSGAGSLRVDYRNGIMLAAGQSFKKGDVITIDGGNGQVLKGKVAMLQPELSGDFGKLMEWADKTRRMKVRANAETPADARTARSFGAEGIGLCRTEHMFFEGERIIAMREMILADKEDGRRAALAKLLPMQRSDFVELFEIMKGLPVTIRLLDPPLHEFLPRTDEEVAEVASAMGVDADRLRERADSLHEFNPMLGHRGCRLAVSYPEIAEMQARAIFEAAVEAGKKTGEPVVPEVMVPLVGLKAELDFVKARIDAVAKEVIGESGVQIDYMVGTMIELPRAALRAAEIAETAEFFSFGTNDLTQTTFGISRDDAAPFLSTYQSRGVIEQDPFVSLDFDGVGELIQIAAERGRKTRDTLKLGICGEHGGDPASISFCEQTGLDYVSCSPFRVPIARLAAAQAAARNSKAS
- a CDS encoding VOC family protein — encoded protein: MRITGKLDYLEMPAGNGSLDSTKSFYARAFGWSFVDYGPTYSAFAEGLDGGFDADPNATRKPLPVLYSAHLEETLKAVTEAGGTVVKPIFAFPGGRRFHFTDPAGNELAVWSEK
- a CDS encoding chromosome segregation SMC family protein; this translates as MRFSKLRLVGFKSFVEPMEFVIEGGLTGVVGPNGCGKSNLVEALRWVMGENSYKNMRASGMDDVIFSGSATRPARNTAEVTLFLDNSDRTAPAAYNDHDELQVSRRIEREAGSVYRINGKEARAKDVQLLFADQSTGARSPSMVGQGRIGELIQAKPQARRALLEEAAGISGLHTRRHEAELRLRAAEGNLERLEDVVGELGSQIESLKRQARQANRFKALSADIRRAEAALLHLRWSQAKVQEGEAQSALAQATSVVGDMAQAQMKAARDQAVGAQKLPEMREAEAKAAAALQRLSIARTQLDEEDGRVRARRAELMKRLEQLTADIAREEKMVRENADILARLDEEEQELIASNEASGERDEELRAIFQEAEIRLQDSENALARVTAERAEAVAERTQIERGLQETQSRRDRLANQMETIERDIAAVTEQIGGLFDPAEKRIPVEAATEALAASEDAVIAAEELVGTAREQEAAGRQPLSEARTELNRIETEAQTLARILNAGETGQFPPIVEELKVRKGYEIALGAALGEDLDAAIDVKAPVFWAYNPAAETDPALPEGSVPLAQFVEGPQQLHRRLAQVGVVSDNDGPLLQTSLRPGQRLVSAAGALWRWDGYTASADAPTPAAQRLAQKNRLTELEQEAIRAEIRVQDAQQAVQRFEMAVREAVEQERVARDAWRANQRKLDDAREALAAVERAAGQLATKRAGLEEAKARLEENLEEAQIRVMEAEDRLNEMPDMDAIGERHSAMSAEVQADRVQLAEARAAYEGQRREADNRVRRLAMIGLERRNWASRAENAAQQIAALNDRRAETADEAEALAEAPEEIESRRRALLNELSEADERRKHAADILAEAEAAQAELDKAATLAIQQLATSREQRARAEERLTAAEERRKDTEARIVDALNCAPHEAIRHTGLKPEDRMPDPDQLERQLERLRIERERLGAVNLRAEEESQELSARLEAIISEREDVIEAIKKLRQAIQSLNREGRERLLAAFDVVNAQFQRLFTHLFGGGTAELQLIESDDPLDAGLEILARPPGKKPQTMTLLSGGEQALTAMALIFAVFLTNPAPICVLDEVDAPLDDHNVERYCNLMDEMAASTETRFVVITHNPITMARMNRLFGVTMGEQGVSQLVSVDLQTAEQLREAS
- a CDS encoding DsbA family protein; protein product: MPATLNRRHVISLAGAAAAGLAFAGNASAQSRSAEASVDAAKVAEAGKLKDMVYGKADAPVTIVEYASLTCSHCADFAVNTLPTIKEKYIDTGKAKLIFREFPFDPRATAAFMLARCAPEDRYFPMIEVFFKQQQQWAGAADGEAALLQIAKLAGFTQESFKACLTNQQVLDDVRATMERGSQEFGVNATPTFFINGQKYAGALSVDEMSAIIDKLL